Below is a genomic region from Vibrio mimicus.
GTCACCATATACTTCATCCGTTGATATATGGTGAAAACGAAAACTCGCTTTGCGATTATCGTCTAGATTAATCCAATAAGCACGTGCTGCTTCAAGCAGATTGTAAGTACCAACAATATTGGTTTCAATAAAAGTAGATGGGCCATCAATCGAACGATCGACGTGTGATTCTGCCGCTAAGTGCATCACAGCATCAGGTTGATGCTCTGCAAACACTCGGTCAAGCTCTGCACGATTACAAATATCAACCTGCTCAAAAAAGTAACGATCATGTCCATCAATATCACTTAATGATTCCAAGTTACCAGCATAGGTCAATTTATCTATGTTAACCACACTATCATGAGTCTTTTTAATAATATGGCGCACAACTGCTGAGCCAATAAAACCAGCCCCTCCAGTCACAAGTAATTTCATAATATTAATGCCTTTACCACACTTTGAATCTCTTGCTCAGTCAAATAAGGATGCATAGGTAAACTCATCACTTCTTCTGCAATTTCATCGCCTATCGGCAATTGAATACTGCTATCAGCAACCGCAGGTTGTTTATTTAACGGAATAGGATAATGGACCGCAGTTGGAATGCCAGCCTCTTGCAGCTTGTGCTGAATTTCAGCCCTATTTTTAACACGGATGGTATATTGCGCCCAAGCCGAGATATGATGTGCTTCCACAAATGGGGTTGAGAGAATACCAGCCTTATTTAATAAACGAGTATAGGTATTGGCCACCTGATTTCGCAGCTCGATTTCTTCATCCAGAATCTCAAGTTTTGGTAATAAAATTGCGGCTTGTAGAGTATCTAAACGGCTGTTTACCCCAACACGAATATGATGGTAGCGACGATCCTGTCCGTGACGAGCAATTTGGCGCATAACAAGGGCCAGTTCATCATCATTAGTGAAAATAGCACCGCCATCACCATAGCAGCCTAATGGCTTAGTGGGAAAAAAACTGGTACAGGCAATGGTGCTTAAATTGCACGATTTTTTACCTTTGTAGCTGGCCCCAAAACTTTGCGCAGAGTCTTCAATCACTGGTATGCCATACTTGGCGGCAATCGTATTAATTGCATCAAAGTCAGCACATTGACCATACAAACTTACTGGAATAATTGCTTTGGTTCTTGGCGTAATAG
It encodes:
- a CDS encoding DegT/DnrJ/EryC1/StrS family aminotransferase, producing MNFIDLFTQQTRIKNKIDAGIQKVLAHGQYILGPEVAELEEKLAAFTGAKHCITVANGTDALQIAQMALGIGPGDEVITPGFTYIATAETVALLRAKPVYVDVCPKTYNLDPAKLEASITPRTKAIIPVSLYGQCADFDAINTIAAKYGIPVIEDSAQSFGASYKGKKSCNLSTIACTSFFPTKPLGCYGDGGAIFTNDDELALVMRQIARHGQDRRYHHIRVGVNSRLDTLQAAILLPKLEILDEEIELRNQVANTYTRLLNKAGILSTPFVEAHHISAWAQYTIRVKNRAEIQHKLQEAGIPTAVHYPIPLNKQPAVADSSIQLPIGDEIAEEVMSLPMHPYLTEQEIQSVVKALIL